In the genome of Ignavibacteriales bacterium, one region contains:
- the ccoS gene encoding cbb3-type cytochrome oxidase assembly protein CcoS, with translation MSVIAVLIGFSLLVAVGFLVAFIWAVKNGQYRDTYTPSIRMLLDENNSNNKEEK, from the coding sequence ATCTCTGTAATTGCTGTTCTGATTGGATTCAGTTTACTGGTTGCTGTAGGTTTTTTGGTAGCCTTTATATGGGCTGTAAAAAACGGACAGTACAGGGATACATATACTCCTTCAATAAGAATGCTTCTGGATGAAAATAATTCAAATAATAAGGAAGAAAAATAA